A window of the Pseudomonas fluorescens genome harbors these coding sequences:
- a CDS encoding ATP-binding protein — translation MLRLFLGLFLVMTVGLVLALQTVEHTFDALLDYQMQDYNREAVRGQAWSLTELLRNHDNQDREQQLQAIRPHYGLGLTLVQADQLALNDEEKAELAQGLLVIREKYTQYIASIDRGPQLLSIKLPAEPSLMPFYIAGAYLMIAVMIGIVLFFWVRPHWRDLEKLRLAAERFGDNDLSVRIQLSKRSNIRDLAGHFNLMAARIEGLIANQRELTNAVSHELRTPIARLSFELDQLKQQPDASQNRELIADMYADLGELEEMVSELLTYASLERGATVITRENIQAANWLDSVVGSVALEAEAAGVQLLIVDCRVDEVRIEPRFMARAVINLLRNAIRYAEQRVEVSLVRIGDQYEVQVNDDGPGVPLAGREKIFEPFSRLDASRDRRTGGFGLGLALVRRVSQSHGGQVEVGDSPWGGASFRMTWAHLD, via the coding sequence ATGCTGCGGTTATTTCTCGGGCTGTTTCTGGTGATGACAGTCGGGCTGGTATTGGCGCTGCAAACGGTCGAGCACACGTTCGACGCGCTGCTCGACTATCAGATGCAGGACTACAACCGCGAAGCCGTGCGTGGCCAAGCCTGGAGTCTGACCGAGCTATTGCGCAATCACGATAACCAGGATCGCGAGCAGCAATTGCAAGCGATCCGACCGCATTATGGACTGGGGCTGACGCTGGTTCAGGCCGATCAACTGGCTCTGAACGATGAGGAGAAAGCCGAGCTCGCCCAAGGCTTACTGGTGATCCGCGAAAAATACACGCAATACATCGCCTCGATCGACAGAGGGCCGCAACTGCTCAGTATCAAACTGCCGGCCGAGCCGAGCCTGATGCCGTTCTATATTGCCGGGGCGTACCTGATGATTGCGGTGATGATCGGCATCGTGCTGTTTTTCTGGGTGCGCCCCCATTGGCGAGATCTGGAAAAACTGCGCCTGGCCGCCGAGCGCTTTGGCGACAACGACCTTTCGGTGCGGATCCAGCTCTCCAAACGCTCGAACATCCGCGACCTCGCCGGCCACTTCAACCTGATGGCGGCGCGCATCGAAGGCCTGATCGCCAATCAGCGCGAACTGACCAACGCGGTCTCCCACGAACTGCGCACGCCGATTGCCCGGTTGTCGTTCGAACTCGATCAGCTCAAGCAGCAACCGGACGCCAGCCAGAACCGCGAACTGATCGCCGACATGTACGCCGACCTCGGCGAGCTGGAAGAAATGGTCTCCGAACTGCTGACCTACGCCAGCCTCGAACGGGGCGCGACGGTGATCACCCGCGAGAACATCCAGGCTGCCAACTGGCTCGACAGCGTGGTCGGCAGTGTGGCGCTGGAGGCCGAGGCTGCCGGAGTGCAGCTGTTGATCGTAGATTGCCGGGTGGATGAAGTGCGGATCGAACCGCGCTTCATGGCGCGGGCAGTGATCAATCTGCTGCGCAATGCCATTCGTTATGCCGAGCAACGGGTCGAGGTGTCGCTGGTGCGCATCGGCGATCAATACGAAGTGCAGGTCAACGACGACGGGCCGGGCGTGCCGCTGGCAGGTCGGGAGAAAATCTTCGAACCGTTCTCGCGCCTGGACGCCAGCCGCGACCGCCGCACGGGCGGCTTCGGCCTTGGTCTGGCGCTGGTGCGGCGGGTGTCGCAATCCCATGGCGGGCAGGTCGAGGTCGGTGATTCACCGTGGGGCGGCGCGTCGTTTCGCATGACCTGGGCGCATCTGGATTGA
- a CDS encoding response regulator produces MDNLGFGRVLLVEDDERLAALIAHFLEQHGYEVRTVHRGDLAVAAFLEFKPKVVVLDLMLPGQSGLHVCREIRSVSDTPIVILTAKEDDLDHILGLESGADDYVIKPIKPPVLLARLRALQRRQVPESGVVSSLEFGNLIIDRSCREVRLASEMIELTTMEFELLWLLASAAGKILSRDDILNRMRGIAFDGLNRSVDVYISKLRNKLKDNPREPVCIKTVWGKGYLFNPFAWEL; encoded by the coding sequence ATGGATAACCTGGGTTTTGGCAGAGTCCTGCTGGTGGAAGACGATGAGCGGTTGGCCGCACTGATCGCCCACTTTCTCGAACAACACGGCTATGAGGTGCGCACGGTGCATCGCGGCGATCTGGCCGTGGCCGCGTTTCTCGAATTCAAGCCCAAGGTGGTGGTGCTCGACCTGATGCTGCCGGGGCAGAGCGGCCTGCACGTGTGCCGGGAAATCCGCAGCGTGTCGGACACGCCAATCGTCATCCTGACGGCCAAGGAAGACGACCTCGACCATATTCTGGGCCTGGAGTCCGGGGCCGACGACTACGTGATCAAACCGATCAAGCCACCTGTTTTGCTCGCGCGCCTGCGGGCCCTGCAACGCCGGCAAGTCCCGGAAAGCGGCGTGGTCAGTTCGCTGGAGTTCGGCAACCTGATCATTGATCGCAGCTGCCGCGAAGTGCGTCTGGCCAGCGAGATGATCGAGCTGACCACCATGGAATTCGAGCTGCTGTGGCTGCTGGCCAGCGCCGCCGGCAAGATCCTGTCGCGCGATGACATTCTCAACCGCATGCGCGGCATCGCCTTCGATGGCCTCAACCGCAGCGTCGACGTGTACATCAGCAAGTTGCGCAACAAACTCAAGGACAACCCTCGCGAGCCGGTCTGCATCAAGACCGTGTGGGGCAAGGGTTACCTGTTCAATCCGTTCGCGTGGGAGCTGTAG
- a CDS encoding tRNA-(ms[2]io[6]A)-hydroxylase produces the protein MILPEIHEFLGCRTPDAWVQAALADQETLLIDHKNCEFKAASTALSLIAKYHSHVDLINMMSRLAREELVHHEQVMRIMKRRKIELRQLHAGRYASSLRKVVRSHEPVKLVDTLVVGAFIEARSCERFEALVPHLDEELGKFYFGLLKSEARHFQGYLKLAYQYGDAKDIAQVIEKVRAAEQDLIESPDEEFRFHSGVPVAA, from the coding sequence ATGATCCTTCCCGAAATCCACGAATTCCTTGGCTGCCGCACGCCAGACGCCTGGGTCCAGGCCGCGCTGGCCGATCAGGAAACCCTGCTGATCGACCACAAGAACTGCGAGTTCAAGGCCGCCAGCACAGCGTTGAGCCTGATCGCCAAGTACCACTCCCATGTCGATCTGATCAACATGATGTCGCGTCTGGCCCGGGAAGAACTGGTGCACCACGAGCAGGTGATGCGCATCATGAAGCGGCGCAAGATCGAGCTGCGCCAGCTGCACGCCGGCCGTTATGCTTCCAGCCTGCGCAAAGTGGTGCGCAGTCACGAACCGGTGAAACTGGTCGACACCCTGGTGGTCGGCGCCTTCATCGAAGCGCGCAGTTGCGAGCGATTCGAAGCGCTGGTACCGCATCTGGATGAAGAGCTCGGCAAGTTCTACTTCGGCCTGTTGAAAAGCGAGGCCCGGCATTTCCAGGGTTATCTGAAACTGGCCTACCAGTACGGTGACGCCAAGGACATCGCCCAGGTGATCGAGAAAGTCCGCGCCGCCGAGCAGGATCTGATCGAGTCGCCGGACGAAGAATTCCGTTTCCACAGCGGCGTACCTGTCGCGGCATGA
- a CDS encoding universal stress protein, giving the protein MQAIRSILVVIEPEHAESLALKRAKLIAGVTQAHLHLLVCDKKHDHAGMLSVLKAALLADGYSVTTEQAWNESLHETIIDVQQAEGCGLVIKQHFPDSSLKKALLTPADWKLLRHCPTPVLLVKTSASWKDRVILAAVDVGNADGEHRHLHTTIIDHGYDIASLAKGHLHVITAHPSPMLSAADPTFQLKETIEARYREQCRAFQAEFDIDDAHLHVEEGPADVLIPFMAHKLQAAVTVIGTVARSGVSGALIGNTAEQVLDQLESDVLVLKPQEVEDHLVELAVKH; this is encoded by the coding sequence ATGCAAGCCATTCGCAGCATTCTGGTGGTCATCGAACCCGAACACGCGGAAAGCCTGGCGCTCAAGCGCGCCAAGCTGATCGCCGGGGTGACCCAGGCCCATCTGCACCTGCTGGTCTGCGACAAGAAGCACGATCACGCCGGCATGCTCAGCGTGCTCAAGGCCGCGCTGCTGGCGGACGGTTACAGCGTCACCACCGAGCAGGCGTGGAACGAGAGCCTGCACGAAACCATCATCGACGTGCAGCAGGCCGAAGGCTGCGGGCTGGTGATCAAGCAGCACTTCCCCGACAGTTCGCTGAAAAAGGCCCTGCTGACCCCGGCGGACTGGAAACTGCTGCGCCACTGCCCGACCCCGGTGCTGCTGGTGAAAACCTCCGCTTCCTGGAAAGACCGGGTGATTCTGGCCGCGGTCGATGTGGGCAACGCCGATGGCGAACACCGTCACCTGCACACCACCATCATCGACCACGGCTATGACATCGCCAGCCTGGCCAAGGGGCATCTGCACGTGATTACCGCCCATCCGTCACCGATGCTGTCGGCGGCTGACCCGACGTTCCAGCTCAAGGAAACCATCGAGGCGCGCTATCGCGAGCAATGCCGGGCGTTTCAGGCTGAATTCGACATCGATGACGCTCACTTGCACGTCGAGGAAGGCCCGGCGGACGTGCTGATTCCGTTCATGGCGCACAAGCTGCAGGCCGCCGTGACGGTGATTGGCACCGTGGCGCGCAGCGGCGTATCCGGGGCGTTGATCGGGAACACGGCTGAACAGGTGCTGGATCAGTTGGAGAGTGATGTGCTGGTGCTCAAACCGCAGGAGGTTGAAGACCACCTGGTGGAGTTGGCGGTGAAACACTAA
- a CDS encoding DUF1289 domain-containing protein, with translation MPNQTIKTPCVGLCSTVYGDLVCRGCKRFHHEVIHWNGYNEEEKRAVWLRLEQLLSQVMASKVEVFDPARLRLQLEQRKIRFVPHQSQYCWAYQLIARGARVIINLEAYGMVLLPEFRDWNLPELRDAIDREFFLLSEAHYQRYIAPGFLKDALGD, from the coding sequence ATGCCCAATCAGACCATCAAGACCCCCTGCGTCGGCCTCTGCTCCACTGTTTACGGTGATCTGGTGTGCCGTGGCTGCAAGCGTTTCCACCACGAAGTGATCCACTGGAACGGTTACAACGAGGAGGAAAAGCGCGCGGTGTGGTTGCGTCTTGAGCAATTGCTGTCACAAGTGATGGCGAGCAAGGTCGAGGTCTTCGATCCGGCGCGCCTGCGCCTGCAGCTGGAACAGCGCAAGATCCGCTTCGTGCCGCATCAGTCGCAATATTGCTGGGCATATCAGCTGATCGCCCGGGGCGCGCGGGTGATCATTAATCTGGAAGCCTACGGGATGGTATTGCTGCCGGAGTTTCGTGACTGGAACCTGCCGGAACTGCGCGATGCCATTGATCGGGAATTTTTCCTGCTGTCGGAAGCGCACTATCAGCGCTACATCGCACCCGGTTTCCTCAAGGATGCCCTCGGCGACTGA
- the acnB gene encoding bifunctional aconitate hydratase 2/2-methylisocitrate dehydratase, translated as MLEAYRKHIEERAALGIVPQPLNAEQTAGLVELLKNPPAGEEAFLVDLITNRVPPGVDEAAYVKAGFLSALAKGEVSSPLLDKKRAVELLGTMQGGYNIVTLVELLDNAELAPVAAEELKHTLLMFDAFHDVAEKAKNGNVHAKAVLQSWADGEWFKKRPVLADKISLRVFKVTGETNTDDLSPAPDAWSRPDIPLHALAMLKMARDGIVPDEQGKTGPMKQIEEMRGQGFPIAYVGDVVGTGSSRKSATNSVLWFFGDDIPYVPNKRAGGFCFGSKIAPIFYNTMEDAGALPIEFDVSNMNMGDVIDLYPHAGKVCKHGTDEVITTFEMKTPVLLDEVRAGGRIPLIIGRGLTEKARAELGLPAFDLFKKPEAPAESTKGFTLAQKMVGKACGLAEGKGVRPGTYCEPKMTTVGSQDTTGPMTRDELKDLACLGFSADLVMQSFCHTAAYPKPIDVTTHHTLPDFIMTRGGVSLRPGDGIIHSWLNRMLLPDTVGTGGDSHTRFPMGISFPAGSGLVAFAAATGVMPLDMPESILVRFKGKMKPGITLRDLVHAIPYFAIQNGLLTVEKKGKKNAFSGRILEIEGLEGLTLEQAFELSDASAERSAAGCTIKLSKESITEYLQSNVTLLRWMIGEGYGDARTLERRAQAMEAWIANPQLMEADADAEYAEVIEIDLADISEPVLCAPNDPDDARLLSSVAGEKIDEVFIGSCMTNIGHFRAAGKLLDQVKGQLPTRLWLSPPTKMDAHQLTEEGYYGIYGKAGARMEMPGCSLCMGNQARVEPNSTVVSTSTRNFPNRLGDGANVYLASAELASVASILGRLPTVEEYMEYAGKIDSMAADVYRYLSFDQIAEFREAAANAKIPVVQA; from the coding sequence GTGCTTGAAGCCTACCGCAAACATATCGAAGAGCGTGCAGCACTGGGTATCGTTCCCCAGCCGCTTAACGCCGAACAAACTGCAGGCCTGGTCGAGCTGCTGAAGAATCCTCCGGCTGGCGAAGAAGCTTTCCTCGTTGACCTGATCACCAATCGCGTACCACCAGGAGTGGACGAAGCCGCCTACGTCAAGGCCGGTTTCCTCTCCGCACTGGCCAAGGGCGAAGTCTCCTCCCCTCTGCTGGACAAGAAACGCGCTGTAGAACTGCTCGGCACCATGCAGGGCGGCTACAACATCGTGACCCTGGTCGAACTGCTGGACAACGCCGAGCTGGCGCCAGTGGCCGCCGAAGAACTCAAGCACACCCTGCTGATGTTCGATGCCTTCCACGACGTGGCTGAAAAAGCCAAGAACGGCAACGTTCACGCCAAGGCCGTGCTGCAATCCTGGGCTGACGGCGAGTGGTTCAAGAAGCGCCCTGTGCTGGCCGACAAGATCAGCCTGCGCGTCTTCAAGGTCACCGGCGAAACCAACACCGACGACCTGTCCCCTGCCCCAGACGCCTGGTCGCGTCCAGACATCCCGCTGCACGCCCTGGCCATGCTGAAAATGGCCCGTGACGGCATCGTTCCGGACGAGCAAGGCAAGACCGGCCCGATGAAGCAGATCGAAGAAATGCGCGGCCAGGGCTTCCCTATCGCCTACGTCGGTGACGTGGTCGGTACCGGTTCCTCGCGTAAATCGGCGACCAACTCGGTGCTGTGGTTCTTCGGCGACGACATCCCTTACGTGCCGAACAAGCGCGCTGGCGGTTTCTGCTTCGGCAGCAAGATCGCTCCGATCTTCTACAACACCATGGAAGATGCCGGCGCACTGCCAATCGAGTTCGACGTATCGAACATGAACATGGGCGACGTGATCGACCTGTACCCGCACGCAGGCAAGGTCTGCAAGCACGGTACCGACGAAGTCATCACCACCTTCGAAATGAAGACCCCGGTTCTGCTGGACGAAGTCCGCGCCGGCGGCCGTATTCCGCTGATCATCGGCCGTGGCCTGACCGAGAAGGCTCGCGCCGAACTGGGTCTGCCAGCATTCGACCTGTTCAAGAAGCCGGAAGCTCCGGCTGAAAGCACCAAGGGCTTCACCCTGGCGCAGAAAATGGTCGGCAAGGCCTGCGGTCTGGCAGAAGGCAAAGGCGTTCGTCCTGGCACCTACTGCGAACCGAAGATGACCACCGTAGGTTCTCAGGACACCACCGGTCCGATGACCCGTGACGAACTGAAAGACCTGGCGTGCCTGGGCTTCTCCGCTGATCTGGTGATGCAGTCCTTCTGCCACACCGCGGCTTATCCGAAGCCGATCGACGTGACCACCCACCACACGCTGCCTGACTTCATCATGACCCGCGGCGGTGTTTCCCTGCGTCCGGGCGACGGCATCATCCACTCGTGGCTGAACCGCATGCTGCTGCCGGACACCGTGGGTACCGGTGGTGACTCGCACACCCGTTTCCCGATGGGCATCTCGTTCCCGGCCGGTTCCGGTCTGGTCGCGTTCGCCGCTGCCACCGGCGTCATGCCGCTGGACATGCCGGAATCGATCCTGGTGCGCTTCAAAGGCAAAATGAAACCTGGCATCACCCTGCGTGACCTGGTTCATGCCATTCCTTACTTCGCCATCCAGAACGGTCTGCTGACCGTCGAGAAGAAAGGCAAGAAAAACGCCTTCTCCGGCCGCATCCTGGAAATCGAAGGCCTGGAAGGTCTGACCCTGGAACAGGCGTTCGAACTGTCCGACGCCTCGGCCGAACGTTCGGCTGCCGGTTGCACCATCAAGCTGTCGAAAGAGTCGATCACCGAGTACCTGCAGTCCAACGTCACCCTGCTGCGCTGGATGATCGGCGAAGGCTACGGCGATGCACGTACCCTGGAACGTCGTGCTCAAGCGATGGAAGCCTGGATCGCCAACCCGCAACTGATGGAAGCCGATGCCGACGCCGAATACGCCGAAGTCATCGAAATCGATCTGGCCGACATCAGCGAGCCTGTACTGTGCGCGCCGAACGACCCGGACGACGCCCGTCTGCTGTCCAGCGTTGCTGGCGAGAAGATCGACGAAGTGTTCATCGGTTCGTGCATGACCAACATCGGTCACTTCCGCGCTGCCGGTAAACTGCTGGATCAGGTCAAGGGTCAGCTGCCAACCCGTCTGTGGCTGTCGCCGCCGACCAAGATGGACGCTCACCAACTGACCGAAGAAGGCTACTACGGCATCTACGGCAAGGCCGGCGCCCGCATGGAAATGCCAGGCTGCTCGCTGTGCATGGGTAACCAGGCACGCGTTGAGCCGAACAGCACCGTGGTGTCGACTTCGACCCGTAACTTCCCGAACCGTCTGGGCGACGGCGCGAACGTCTACCTGGCTTCGGCTGAGCTGGCGTCCGTTGCTTCGATCCTGGGTCGCCTGCCGACCGTCGAGGAGTACATGGAATACGCTGGCAAGATCGACAGCATGGCGGCCGACGTTTATCGCTACCTGTCCTTCGACCAGATTGCCGAGTTCCGTGAAGCTGCTGCGAACGCCAAGATCCCTGTCGTTCAAGCCTGA
- a CDS encoding HAAAP family serine/threonine permease — protein MNDQANSVEQRFEAAAPAELSSWNRHDTTWMLGLFGTAIGAGTLFLPINAGLGGFWPLVILALLAFPMTFYAHRGLTRFVLSGREGADITDVVEQHFGIKAGALITLLYFFAIFPILLIYSVGLTNTVASFLEHQLHITPPPRAVLSFVLILGLLAVVRCGEQVIVKAMSLMVYPFIVALLFLAVYLIPHWNGGILTTASQVPAPSALLHTLWLAIPVMVFSFNHSPIISAFAVDQKRRYGVHADERSSQILSRAHLLMVVMVLFFVFSCVLTLSPEQLAEAKAQNLSILSYLANHFSNPTIAFAAPLIAFVAISKSFLGHYIGASEGLKGLIVKSGKRPGAKALDRIVAAFMLVVCWIVATLNPSILGMIETIGGPVIAAILFLMPMYAIRKVPAMARYRGQMSNVFVTAVGLVAISALIYSLTA, from the coding sequence ATGAATGATCAGGCCAATAGCGTCGAACAACGCTTTGAAGCGGCAGCACCAGCTGAACTGTCGAGCTGGAATCGCCATGACACAACCTGGATGTTGGGACTGTTTGGGACGGCCATCGGCGCCGGTACCCTGTTTTTGCCGATCAATGCAGGTCTGGGTGGCTTCTGGCCCCTTGTGATCCTCGCGCTGCTGGCCTTCCCGATGACGTTCTACGCACACCGCGGTCTGACCCGCTTCGTGCTCTCCGGTCGCGAAGGCGCCGACATCACTGACGTGGTGGAACAGCATTTCGGCATCAAGGCCGGCGCGCTGATCACTCTGCTGTACTTCTTCGCGATCTTCCCGATCCTGCTGATCTACAGCGTCGGTCTGACCAACACGGTCGCCAGTTTCCTCGAACATCAACTGCACATCACGCCGCCACCGCGCGCGGTATTGTCGTTCGTGCTGATCCTCGGCCTGCTGGCCGTGGTGCGCTGCGGCGAGCAAGTGATCGTCAAGGCCATGAGCCTGATGGTGTATCCGTTCATCGTCGCGTTGCTGTTTCTGGCGGTGTACCTGATTCCGCACTGGAACGGCGGCATCCTGACCACCGCTTCGCAAGTGCCGGCACCCTCGGCGCTGCTGCACACGCTGTGGCTGGCGATTCCGGTGATGGTGTTCTCGTTCAACCACTCGCCGATCATCTCGGCATTCGCGGTGGATCAAAAGCGTCGTTACGGCGTTCACGCGGATGAGCGCAGCTCGCAGATCCTGTCTCGCGCGCACCTTCTGATGGTGGTGATGGTGCTGTTCTTCGTCTTCAGTTGCGTGCTGACCCTGTCGCCGGAGCAACTGGCGGAAGCCAAGGCGCAGAACCTGTCGATCCTGTCGTACCTGGCCAACCACTTCAGCAACCCGACCATCGCTTTCGCGGCACCGCTGATTGCGTTCGTGGCCATCTCCAAGTCGTTCCTCGGTCACTACATCGGTGCCAGCGAAGGCCTCAAGGGCTTGATCGTCAAGAGCGGCAAGCGTCCGGGCGCCAAGGCGCTGGATCGCATCGTTGCGGCGTTCATGCTGGTGGTGTGCTGGATCGTGGCGACCCTGAACCCGAGCATCCTCGGCATGATCGAAACCATCGGTGGTCCGGTCATCGCGGCGATCCTGTTCCTGATGCCGATGTACGCGATCCGCAAAGTGCCGGCAATGGCCCGCTATCGTGGGCAGATGTCGAACGTGTTTGTCACCGCAGTGGGGCTGGTGGCGATTTCGGCGTTGATCTACTCGCTGACGGCTTGA
- a CDS encoding tautomerase family protein produces the protein MPLVRVDIKKNPDPTFAKRIGEVIYAALRSEINVPEHDNFQVLAEHDDQHFVYDPQYLGIQRSDGIVFIQLTISEGRTVEMKQRLFQTIARNLNQQLAVRQEDVFINLVEVKKENWSFGNGIAQYVT, from the coding sequence ATGCCTCTCGTCCGCGTCGACATCAAGAAAAACCCGGACCCGACGTTCGCCAAACGCATTGGCGAAGTGATCTACGCCGCCCTGCGCAGCGAGATCAATGTGCCGGAACACGACAACTTTCAGGTGCTGGCCGAGCACGACGACCAGCACTTCGTCTATGACCCGCAATACCTGGGGATCCAGCGCAGCGACGGCATCGTGTTCATCCAGTTGACCATCAGCGAAGGCCGCACCGTGGAGATGAAACAACGGCTGTTCCAGACCATCGCGCGCAATCTGAACCAGCAACTGGCCGTGCGCCAGGAGGACGTGTTCATCAATCTGGTGGAAGTGAAAAAAGAGAACTGGTCGTTCGGCAACGGCATCGCCCAGTACGTGACCTGA